From the Arcobacter arenosus genome, one window contains:
- a CDS encoding response regulator transcription factor, with translation MIKTLKNIRKLYNAKLLFISNDENVKNTIENEFDEYFKELTLVKSYDEAISLINENSYDMVVIDTDISGKDFEEACSNISAAAPNLPKIVISGDDNNENIVTAINNSAYTFLTKPLRPKGVKLAVIMCLNQTKRGDKIEFQHGIYFDEYRDQFYKSGGTLIDFTRLEKGFLKLLIAKKGEIVDYDTIKNVVWKGKNMSIYTMRNIVNKVRQKTYYEIVRNHSNKGYVIDEV, from the coding sequence ATGATTAAGACCTTAAAAAACATAAGAAAACTTTACAATGCAAAGTTACTATTTATTAGTAATGATGAAAATGTAAAAAACACAATTGAAAATGAATTTGATGAGTATTTTAAAGAATTAACATTAGTTAAAAGTTATGATGAGGCAATTTCATTAATTAATGAAAATAGTTATGATATGGTTGTTATTGATACTGACATATCAGGAAAAGATTTTGAAGAAGCATGCTCTAATATTAGTGCAGCAGCACCAAATTTACCTAAAATAGTTATTTCAGGTGATGATAACAATGAAAATATTGTTACAGCAATTAATAATAGTGCGTATACGTTTTTAACTAAACCTTTAAGACCTAAAGGTGTAAAACTAGCTGTAATTATGTGTTTAAATCAAACTAAAAGAGGTGATAAAATTGAATTCCAACATGGAATTTATTTTGATGAATATAGAGATCAGTTTTATAAATCTGGTGGAACACTTATTGATTTTACAAGACTTGAAAAAGGTTTCTTAAAACTACTAATTGCAAAAAAAGGTGAAATTGTTGATTATGATACAATTAAAAATGTAGTTTGGAAAGGTAAAAACATGTCAATTTACACTATGAGAAATATTGTAAATAAAGTTAGACAGAAAACCTATTATGAGATTGTTAGAAATCACTCTAATAAAGGTTATGTAATTGATGAAGTTTAA
- the lptB gene encoding LPS export ABC transporter ATP-binding protein, giving the protein MNKKSKLRIEGITKSIKKTQILHGISLEVNSGEIVGLLGPNGAGKTTTFYTVCGLVSPTNGKVYFDEEDITELPLHKRALKGIGYLPQESSIFKDLSVEDNLMLAAQIVTKDKKEQHKRVEDLLEVFNIEPIRQRKGISLSGGERRRTEIARALVSKPKFLLLDEPFAGVDPIAVKDIQEIIHELTKIGIGILITDHNVRETLEICNRAYVMKSGSLLASGNAEEIKSDGSVREHYLGESFNF; this is encoded by the coding sequence ATGAATAAAAAAAGTAAATTAAGAATTGAAGGTATTACTAAAAGTATTAAAAAAACACAAATCTTACATGGTATTTCCCTTGAAGTAAACTCTGGTGAGATTGTAGGTTTATTAGGTCCTAATGGAGCAGGAAAAACTACAACTTTTTATACAGTATGTGGACTTGTTAGTCCAACAAATGGAAAAGTTTATTTTGATGAAGAGGATATAACTGAACTTCCTTTACATAAAAGAGCATTAAAAGGGATTGGTTATCTTCCACAAGAATCATCTATTTTTAAAGATTTATCAGTTGAAGATAATTTAATGTTAGCTGCTCAAATTGTTACAAAAGATAAAAAAGAGCAACATAAGCGAGTTGAAGATTTATTAGAAGTTTTTAATATTGAACCAATAAGACAGAGAAAAGGTATCTCTTTATCTGGTGGAGAGAGAAGAAGAACAGAGATTGCTAGAGCTTTAGTCTCTAAGCCAAAATTTTTATTATTAGATGAACCTTTTGCTGGTGTTGATCCTATTGCTGTTAAAGATATTCAAGAGATAATTCATGAATTAACTAAAATAGGGATTGGAATATTAATTACAGACCATAATGTAAGGGAAACCTTAGAGATTTGTAATAGAGCTTATGTTATGAAAAGTGGTAGTTTACTTGCTTCTGGAAATGCAGAAGAGATAAAAAGTGATGGTAGCGTTAGAGAACACTACTTAGGGGAAAGTTTTAACTTTTAA
- the tsaE gene encoding tRNA (adenosine(37)-N6)-threonylcarbamoyltransferase complex ATPase subunit type 1 TsaE: MKSFLLNENELNVIVDELKSQIEALNNDCIIILRGDLASGKTTFVKNYVKSLGINENVTSPTFSLQSIYDNRVFHYDVYNKTLEEFISLGLLEEFEKNGIHFVEWGNEKLEELLKSYGFNVLILNIEKLENKRQYKIDE, from the coding sequence TTGAAATCATTTCTTTTAAATGAAAATGAACTTAATGTTATTGTAGATGAATTGAAATCTCAAATTGAAGCTTTAAATAATGACTGTATAATTATTCTTAGAGGAGATTTGGCAAGTGGTAAGACTACATTTGTAAAAAATTATGTTAAATCTTTAGGAATTAATGAAAATGTTACTTCTCCAACTTTTTCTCTACAATCTATTTATGATAATAGAGTTTTCCATTATGATGTTTATAATAAAACATTAGAAGAGTTTATCTCTTTAGGTCTTTTAGAAGAATTTGAAAAAAATGGTATCCATTTTGTAGAGTGGGGAAATGAGAAACTAGAAGAATTATTGAAATCTTATGGTTTTAATGTACTTATTTTAAATATTGAAAAACTAGAGAATAAAAGGCAATATAAAATAGATGAATAA
- a CDS encoding diguanylate cyclase, translating to MNKEILNNLVILYIEDEDDIREFTFKTLSSIVKKVFVSKNGAEALEIYKNNKDINLILTDINIPKIGGLEVCEEIRKEDSSIPLIITSAHSDHFFLKKAIDLNVSSYVLKPVDLYQLVQNMIRASEPLFLKKELESVNIELENKIQDEKKEIKHILDTQKNMILLIEDEKIIEVNKSFQEFFLIEDQDKFLSEFDTLYKIFNSKSFFEPYLNISQTDDIEKFKKLDDLNKIVKVKSDDDNELSFLINIDKIENEKNRYIVTLLDITQINEKLNLLDFQANHDGLTGLFNYNKFKDILSKEIRRDKRYGNDLSVIAFDINNLENKPLDDEILKKTSEIVLNNIREFDSIGRWDDFNFLIILPQTKIDGAQYVSEKIKTNILKNKLFVDNKLNVSFGITVLNKEDNIETIIKRVKSSLDEAKKRGNNCINCS from the coding sequence ATGAATAAAGAGATATTAAATAACCTCGTAATCTTATATATTGAAGATGAAGATGATATTAGAGAATTTACATTTAAAACCTTATCCTCTATTGTAAAAAAAGTTTTTGTATCTAAAAACGGGGCTGAAGCATTAGAGATATATAAAAACAATAAAGATATTAATCTAATTTTAACGGATATTAATATACCAAAAATAGGTGGACTTGAAGTATGTGAAGAGATTAGGAAAGAAGACTCTTCTATTCCTTTAATAATCACAAGTGCCCATAGTGACCACTTCTTTCTAAAAAAAGCTATCGATTTAAATGTAAGTTCATATGTACTAAAACCTGTAGATTTATATCAGTTAGTTCAAAATATGATAAGAGCCTCAGAACCTCTTTTTTTAAAAAAAGAGTTAGAGTCTGTAAATATTGAACTTGAGAATAAAATACAAGATGAAAAAAAAGAGATAAAACATATTTTAGATACTCAAAAAAATATGATACTTCTTATAGAAGATGAAAAAATTATCGAAGTAAATAAAAGTTTTCAAGAGTTTTTTTTAATTGAAGATCAAGATAAATTTCTTTCAGAATTTGATACTTTATATAAAATCTTTAATTCTAAATCTTTTTTTGAACCTTATTTAAATATATCTCAAACAGATGATATTGAAAAATTCAAAAAACTTGATGATTTAAATAAAATTGTAAAAGTTAAAAGTGATGATGATAATGAACTCTCATTTTTAATAAATATTGATAAAATTGAAAATGAAAAAAATAGATATATTGTAACTCTCTTAGATATTACCCAAATAAATGAAAAATTAAATCTATTAGATTTTCAAGCAAATCATGATGGTTTAACTGGACTGTTTAATTACAATAAATTTAAAGATATATTATCAAAAGAGATTAGAAGAGATAAAAGATATGGCAATGATTTATCAGTTATTGCTTTTGATATAAACAATCTGGAAAATAAACCTTTAGATGATGAAATTTTAAAAAAAACAAGTGAAATAGTTTTAAACAATATCAGAGAGTTTGATAGTATAGGAAGATGGGATGACTTTAATTTCTTAATTATTTTACCTCAAACTAAAATTGATGGGGCACAATATGTTTCAGAAAAAATTAAAACAAATATTCTTAAAAACAAACTTTTTGTTGATAATAAATTAAATGTAAGTTTTGGAATTACAGTTTTAAATAAAGAAGATAATATTGAAACAATAATAAAAAGAGTGAAATCATCTTTAGATGAAGCAAAAAAGAGAGGGAACAATTGTATTAATTGTTCTTAA
- the trpD gene encoding anthranilate phosphoribosyltransferase, translated as MFNMAKLKFDDIFENKLPEDEVREYLIELYERGETAAEIAGAASAMRDHLIPLPVHYALKEKLIDNCGTGGDKSNSFNISTTVSIVLAACGCYVAKHGNRSITSKSGSADMLEALGLNLNLSLENTAKMLEDTGFCFMFAQNHHPAMKYVMPIRKSIPHRTIFNILGPLANPATVSKQLIGVFSDSYINKMITALTLLDTNRAMVVSSKDGMDEISISDVTYATSLINERTSDFIIDPQEYGMKLSPKEAILGGDAAYNAKITKAILSNEEEGAKLDIVLLNTAAALIVDEKANDFKEGIEIARDAIYSGKAKEKLEKLIEVSSKLN; from the coding sequence ATGTTCAATATGGCTAAATTAAAATTTGATGATATATTTGAGAATAAACTTCCTGAGGACGAGGTTAGAGAATATCTAATTGAATTATATGAAAGAGGTGAAACTGCTGCTGAAATTGCAGGAGCAGCTAGCGCTATGAGAGACCATTTAATTCCTTTGCCAGTTCATTATGCTTTAAAAGAAAAATTGATTGATAATTGTGGAACAGGTGGTGATAAATCAAATTCATTTAATATTTCAACTACTGTATCAATTGTTTTAGCTGCTTGTGGGTGTTATGTTGCAAAACATGGTAATAGAAGTATTACAAGTAAGAGTGGTAGTGCAGATATGTTAGAAGCGCTTGGATTAAATTTAAATCTGTCTTTGGAAAATACAGCAAAAATGTTGGAAGATACAGGTTTTTGCTTTATGTTTGCACAAAATCATCATCCAGCTATGAAATATGTTATGCCAATTAGAAAATCAATCCCACATAGAACTATATTTAATATTTTAGGACCTTTAGCTAATCCTGCTACTGTATCAAAACAATTAATTGGTGTATTTAGTGATTCTTATATTAATAAAATGATTACGGCACTTACCTTATTAGATACAAATAGAGCAATGGTAGTAAGTTCAAAAGATGGTATGGATGAAATATCTATAAGTGATGTAACTTATGCAACTAGTTTAATTAATGAAAGAACTAGTGATTTTATTATAGATCCGCAAGAGTATGGAATGAAATTATCTCCTAAAGAAGCAATATTAGGTGGAGATGCTGCTTATAATGCAAAAATTACAAAAGCAATATTATCTAATGAAGAAGAGGGTGCAAAACTTGATATCGTCTTGTTAAATACAGCTGCTGCATTAATTGTTGATGAAAAAGCAAATGATTTTAAAGAGGGTATTGAAATAGCAAGAGATGCAATTTATAGTGGAAAAGCAAAAGAAAAACTTGAAAAATTAATTGAAGTATCTTCAAAATTAAATTAG
- the polA gene encoding DNA polymerase I, whose translation MKKTITVIDTFGFLFRSYYALPPLKSKSGFPTGLLTGFMNFISNIGKDFQTDYLVFALDSKGDTFRKDIYNEYKSHRPDVPEDLLKQLPIAIDWIVKMGFQVAMEDGFEADDIIASIVNDAKCNDIEVRIVSHDKDLYQLIDDKNEIYLFDPIKKTTINEEKCFDKYGVKPKQFIDYQSLLGDSADNVPGVKGVGAKTAEALIQQFGSLDSIYENIENIEKPRWKKLLIEGKELAFISKQLVTLHTDCHSIEELENYTLPEENPILKIADTLLEYDMNRIIERVNKEGLNYKTKIPEQQIDIPVKKDENIEYVLLNDENELIKIVESIKEDTLVAFDTETTDLDTKNAKLVGFSFAYEENKAFYVPINHNYLGVPNQISIDGAKKAINELNKKKLILQNFKYDYSIVKNQLDIELILFADTMILAWLLDSSSKIGLDALALKYFDHKMIAYKDVVKKGENFSNVEIEEACKYAAEDALYTYKTYYKLLEEFKNKNCENLIKIAHDYEFDFIYVLASMEELGIKIDVKKLEELKVTNQETIQNLTASIYEKANTEFNLNSPKQLGSILFETLKLPPSKKTKSGYSTNEVVLQKLKDEHEIVPLLLNYREAFKLQSTYIEPLLELGNKNDENRIFTSFLQTGTATGRLSSKNPNLQNIPVRTEAGSQIRSAFIPAEGYKLLGIDYSQIELRLLAHFSQDKALLDAFNEDKDIHRQTAVKIFGEEEADSKRSIAKSINFGLLYGMGSRKLGDTLGIPAKEAKKYIDAYFENFTSVKEYLKSIEDKALEDGYVETLIGRRRLFDFDSANAMMRAAFLRESVNTLFQGSAADLIKLSMIKIHNEYKSNKNVKMLLQIHDELIFEVKDEEVDKITKNLVDIMENIYKLRVPLKVSKTLGLSWQELK comes from the coding sequence ATGAAGAAAACTATTACAGTTATTGATACATTTGGATTTTTATTTAGAAGTTATTATGCCTTGCCTCCACTAAAATCAAAAAGTGGTTTTCCAACAGGTTTATTAACAGGTTTTATGAATTTTATTTCAAATATAGGAAAAGATTTTCAAACAGATTATTTAGTATTTGCTTTAGATTCTAAAGGAGATACTTTTAGAAAAGATATTTATAATGAATATAAATCTCACAGACCAGATGTTCCCGAAGATTTATTAAAACAACTTCCAATTGCAATTGATTGGATTGTTAAAATGGGATTTCAAGTTGCAATGGAAGATGGATTTGAAGCAGATGATATAATTGCTTCAATTGTAAATGATGCTAAATGTAACGATATTGAAGTTAGAATAGTTTCCCATGATAAAGACCTTTATCAATTAATTGATGATAAAAATGAAATTTATTTATTTGATCCAATTAAAAAGACAACAATTAATGAAGAAAAATGTTTTGATAAATATGGTGTAAAACCAAAACAATTTATTGATTATCAATCTTTATTAGGGGATAGTGCTGATAATGTTCCAGGAGTTAAAGGAGTAGGGGCAAAAACTGCAGAAGCTTTAATTCAACAATTTGGAAGTTTAGATTCAATATATGAAAACATTGAAAATATTGAAAAACCAAGATGGAAAAAGCTTTTAATTGAAGGTAAAGAATTAGCATTTATTTCAAAACAATTAGTTACTTTACATACAGATTGTCATAGTATTGAAGAACTTGAAAACTACACTTTACCAGAAGAAAACCCAATATTAAAAATTGCTGATACCTTACTTGAATATGATATGAATAGAATAATTGAAAGGGTTAATAAAGAGGGATTAAACTATAAAACTAAAATTCCAGAACAACAAATTGATATTCCCGTTAAAAAAGATGAGAATATTGAATATGTTCTTTTAAATGATGAAAATGAATTAATAAAAATAGTTGAGTCAATTAAAGAGGATACTCTTGTAGCATTTGATACAGAAACAACTGACTTAGATACAAAAAATGCGAAACTTGTCGGTTTTTCTTTTGCCTATGAGGAGAATAAAGCTTTTTATGTACCTATTAATCATAATTATTTAGGAGTACCAAACCAAATCTCAATTGATGGTGCAAAAAAAGCTATAAATGAATTAAATAAGAAAAAATTAATCCTACAAAATTTTAAATATGATTATTCAATTGTAAAAAATCAGTTAGATATTGAACTGATTTTATTTGCAGATACTATGATTTTAGCTTGGCTTTTAGATTCAAGTTCAAAAATTGGACTTGATGCTTTGGCTTTAAAATATTTTGACCATAAAATGATTGCATATAAAGATGTTGTTAAAAAAGGTGAAAATTTTTCTAATGTAGAGATTGAAGAAGCATGTAAATATGCTGCTGAAGATGCACTGTATACATATAAGACTTATTATAAGTTATTAGAAGAGTTTAAAAATAAAAATTGTGAAAATTTGATAAAAATAGCCCATGATTATGAATTCGATTTTATTTATGTATTAGCGAGTATGGAAGAGTTAGGAATAAAAATTGATGTTAAAAAACTTGAAGAGCTAAAAGTAACAAATCAAGAGACAATCCAAAATTTAACAGCAAGCATATATGAAAAAGCAAATACAGAGTTTAATCTTAATTCACCTAAACAATTAGGTTCAATACTTTTTGAGACCTTAAAACTACCACCATCAAAGAAAACAAAAAGTGGTTACAGTACAAATGAAGTAGTCCTTCAAAAATTAAAAGATGAACATGAAATAGTTCCTTTACTTTTAAATTACAGGGAGGCTTTTAAACTTCAATCTACTTATATTGAACCTTTACTTGAATTAGGTAATAAAAATGATGAAAATAGAATTTTTACCTCTTTTTTACAAACAGGAACAGCAACAGGAAGATTAAGCTCTAAAAATCCCAACCTACAAAATATTCCTGTAAGAACAGAAGCAGGGTCTCAAATTAGAAGTGCTTTTATTCCAGCTGAAGGATATAAATTACTTGGAATTGATTATTCACAAATAGAATTAAGATTACTTGCTCATTTTTCACAAGACAAAGCTTTACTTGATGCCTTTAATGAAGATAAAGATATCCATAGACAAACAGCAGTAAAAATTTTTGGTGAAGAGGAAGCTGATTCAAAAAGGTCAATTGCAAAATCAATAAATTTTGGTTTATTATATGGTATGGGTAGTAGAAAACTTGGAGATACATTAGGAATTCCTGCAAAAGAAGCAAAAAAATATATTGATGCTTATTTTGAAAATTTTACTAGTGTAAAAGAGTATTTAAAATCTATTGAAGATAAAGCTTTAGAAGATGGTTATGTTGAAACTTTAATTGGTAGAAGACGATTATTTGATTTTGATTCAGCAAATGCAATGATGAGAGCTGCATTCTTAAGAGAATCAGTTAATACATTATTCCAAGGAAGTGCAGCAGATTTAATAAAACTTTCTATGATAAAAATTCATAATGAATATAAAAGTAATAAAAATGTAAAAATGTTACTCCAAATCCATGATGAATTAATTTTTGAAGTAAAAGATGAAGAAGTTGATAAAATAACAAAAAATTTGGTAGATATAATGGAGAATATCTATAAATTAAGAGTTCCTTTAAAAGTCTCAAAAACTCTTGGTTTAAGTTGGCAAGAGTTGAAATAA
- the kdsB gene encoding 3-deoxy-manno-octulosonate cytidylyltransferase, which yields MIIIPARLNSSRFANKILVDILGLPMVIRTAKQVSSLDKVVIATDSQEVIDLANEYGFDAVLTSSEHQSGTDRINEAVNILNLDDDEIIINVQGDEPFIEPEVIEKVINRVKQVKKNNEDIMITSCFKKITSELADDPNHVKVILDENSNAIYFSRSKIPYHRDHYESSSYYGHLGIYGFTKKSLNDFCSLKQSKLETIEKLEQLRAIDNDYKVAMVEVESKSFGIDTEEDLKNAIKIFN from the coding sequence ATGATTATAATACCTGCAAGATTAAATTCAAGTAGATTTGCAAACAAAATTCTAGTAGATATTTTAGGTTTACCAATGGTTATAAGAACTGCTAAACAAGTAAGTTCTTTGGATAAAGTAGTTATAGCAACCGATTCTCAAGAAGTTATTGATTTAGCTAATGAATACGGTTTTGATGCTGTTTTAACATCAAGTGAACATCAAAGTGGTACGGATAGGATTAATGAGGCGGTAAATATTTTAAATCTAGATGATGATGAAATCATTATAAATGTTCAAGGAGATGAACCTTTCATTGAACCAGAAGTTATAGAAAAAGTAATAAATAGAGTAAAACAAGTTAAAAAAAATAATGAAGATATAATGATTACTAGTTGTTTTAAGAAAATTACTTCAGAACTAGCAGATGACCCTAATCATGTAAAAGTAATTTTAGATGAAAATTCAAATGCAATTTATTTTTCAAGATCTAAAATTCCATACCATAGAGACCATTATGAATCATCTTCTTATTATGGACACTTAGGAATTTATGGCTTTACTAAAAAATCATTAAATGATTTTTGTTCCCTTAAACAATCAAAATTAGAAACAATTGAAAAGCTAGAACAATTAAGAGCTATTGACAATGATTACAAAGTTGCTATGGTAGAAGTTGAATCAAAATCTTTCGGAATTGATACAGAAGAGGATCTAAAAAATGCAATTAAGATTTTTAATTAG
- a CDS encoding S4 domain-containing protein yields the protein MRIDKFLNAVNITKRRAVAEDMLEHKVVFINGQAVKKAKEVKVGDLIEIKYLERSDKFKVLQIPTTKSTPKSKMAEYVEKIEG from the coding sequence ATGAGAATAGATAAATTTTTAAATGCGGTTAATATTACAAAAAGAAGAGCAGTTGCTGAGGATATGCTTGAGCACAAAGTTGTCTTTATAAATGGACAAGCTGTTAAAAAAGCAAAAGAGGTAAAAGTTGGTGATTTAATTGAGATTAAATACCTTGAAAGAAGTGATAAATTTAAGGTATTACAAATACCAACTACAAAATCTACACCAAAATCTAAAATGGCAGAATATGTCGAAAAAATAGAAGGATAA
- a CDS encoding argininosuccinate synthase, protein MSKKEVKKVVLAYSGGLDTSTILKWLQDEYNAEVITFTADLGQGEEVEPAREKALACGIKPENIFILDIKEEFVKDYVFPMFRANAIYEGEYLLGTSIARPLIAKKQIEIANKMGADAVSHGATGKGNDQVRFELGYLGLNPDITVIAPWREWDLNSREKLLAYAKKNGIQIDKKHIDENGNPVVSPYSMDANLLHISYEGLLLENPNAEPEEAMWLWTNSPENAPDEPEYITIDYKNGDPIAINGEAMSPATILETLNQYGNKHGIGRIDIVENRYVGMKARGCYETPGGTIMLKAHRAIESITLDREEAHLKDEMMPRYAKLIYQGYWFSPEREMLQAAIDKTQENVEGRVKLKLYKGNVIVVGRESEKSLFSEAHSTFEEDEVYNQKDAEGFIRLNALRFIIAGQSQNK, encoded by the coding sequence ATGAGCAAAAAAGAAGTTAAAAAAGTTGTACTTGCTTACAGTGGTGGGCTAGATACATCTACAATATTAAAATGGCTACAAGATGAGTATAATGCAGAAGTTATCACTTTTACAGCTGACCTAGGTCAAGGAGAAGAAGTAGAACCAGCAAGGGAAAAAGCACTTGCATGTGGAATTAAACCAGAAAATATTTTTATTTTAGATATTAAAGAAGAATTTGTAAAAGATTACGTATTCCCAATGTTTAGAGCTAATGCAATTTATGAGGGTGAATATCTATTAGGTACTTCAATTGCAAGACCATTAATTGCAAAAAAACAAATTGAAATTGCAAACAAAATGGGTGCAGATGCTGTATCACATGGAGCAACAGGAAAAGGTAATGACCAAGTTAGATTTGAGTTAGGATATTTAGGATTAAATCCAGATATTACTGTTATAGCTCCTTGGAGAGAATGGGATTTAAATTCAAGGGAAAAACTACTTGCATATGCTAAGAAAAATGGTATACAAATTGATAAAAAACATATTGATGAAAATGGAAACCCAGTTGTAAGTCCATATTCAATGGATGCAAACCTTTTACATATTTCATATGAAGGGTTATTATTAGAAAACCCAAATGCAGAACCAGAAGAAGCAATGTGGTTATGGACTAATTCTCCAGAAAATGCTCCTGATGAACCAGAATACATCACAATCGATTATAAAAATGGTGACCCTATTGCAATAAATGGTGAAGCTATGTCTCCTGCAACTATTCTTGAAACATTAAATCAATATGGTAACAAACATGGTATTGGAAGAATTGATATTGTTGAAAATAGATATGTTGGTATGAAAGCTAGAGGATGTTATGAAACTCCAGGTGGAACTATCATGCTAAAAGCTCATAGAGCAATTGAATCTATTACTTTAGATAGAGAAGAAGCTCACTTAAAAGATGAGATGATGCCAAGATATGCTAAATTAATCTATCAAGGTTATTGGTTCTCTCCTGAAAGAGAGATGCTTCAAGCTGCAATTGATAAAACTCAAGAGAATGTAGAAGGTAGAGTTAAATTAAAACTTTATAAAGGTAATGTAATAGTTGTTGGAAGAGAATCTGAAAAATCTTTATTTTCTGAAGCACACTCTACTTTTGAAGAAGATGAAGTTTACAACCAAAAAGATGCAGAAGGATTTATTAGACTTAATGCGTTAAGATTTATCATTGCTGGTCAATCACAAAACAAATAG
- a CDS encoding PAS domain S-box protein produces MTNQDIEKLKRNNLELQEIINNSWDGIGIIDENTKFIYINNAFMPILGFSKEELLSTNFSSLMEDKFKESFLNLLKNTDKSKKYKAEIDLVCKRKDKKRVYLKITISTMLNNNLFVINTKDITSQISDDEILNDYVISMHTDLHGHITKASSAFCKLSGYDEKELVGKSFSSLAHRDSDLIIYKNILSNLENFQEWSGKLKKLKKDGSTFWINLRAKPIYNKYGDVTGYTYLMFDITEEINLNDSSSLLKSEISKAKDEIEQKDKLLLQKSKLAIMTETLQMLSHEWRQPLNLISIQAQKLEINYSMNKNPSKKETISTLETIHDEAIKLSNTIESFQKFLQLKNQKEEISFDEILNQAIEKIGLEYDIKDIIFEKKIKKDLIFKSLKNELIDVLINIIKNSIEAFDKNKITKKKIKINQNQIDDKIIIEISDNAKGIDEDIIHQVFEPYFSTKEQKHGVGLGLYMSKIIVNIHLNGIITAKNNTDGTTIKISLPYEK; encoded by the coding sequence TTGACTAATCAAGACATTGAAAAGCTTAAAAGAAATAATTTAGAATTACAAGAGATTATAAATAATTCTTGGGATGGAATTGGAATTATTGATGAAAATACCAAGTTTATTTATATAAATAATGCATTTATGCCAATACTAGGATTCTCAAAAGAAGAACTATTAAGTACAAATTTTTCTTCACTAATGGAAGATAAATTTAAAGAATCATTTTTAAATCTTTTAAAAAATACTGACAAAAGTAAAAAATATAAAGCAGAGATTGATTTAGTTTGTAAAAGAAAAGACAAAAAAAGAGTATATTTAAAAATTACTATATCTACGATGTTAAATAATAATCTTTTTGTAATAAATACAAAAGATATAACCTCACAAATCTCCGATGATGAAATTTTAAATGATTATGTAATATCAATGCATACAGATTTACATGGACACATAACAAAAGCAAGCTCAGCTTTTTGTAAACTTTCTGGATATGATGAAAAGGAATTAGTTGGAAAATCATTTTCATCTTTAGCCCATAGGGATTCAGATTTAATTATTTATAAAAATATTTTATCTAATCTTGAAAATTTTCAAGAATGGAGTGGAAAATTAAAAAAACTAAAAAAAGATGGTTCAACTTTTTGGATAAATTTACGCGCTAAACCAATTTACAATAAATATGGTGATGTTACAGGATATACCTATTTAATGTTTGACATTACAGAAGAGATAAATTTAAATGACTCCTCATCTTTATTAAAATCTGAAATTTCAAAAGCAAAAGATGAGATTGAACAAAAAGATAAACTACTCTTACAAAAATCAAAACTAGCTATTATGACTGAAACATTACAAATGTTATCCCATGAATGGCGACAACCTTTAAATCTTATCTCTATTCAAGCCCAGAAACTTGAAATCAATTATTCTATGAATAAAAATCCATCAAAAAAAGAAACTATTTCAACATTGGAAACAATCCATGATGAGGCTATTAAACTCTCTAATACAATTGAAAGTTTTCAAAAATTTCTTCAATTAAAAAATCAAAAAGAAGAGATATCTTTTGATGAAATTCTTAATCAAGCAATTGAAAAAATTGGTTTAGAATATGATATAAAAGATATAATTTTTGAAAAAAAGATAAAAAAAGATTTGATATTTAAATCCTTAAAAAATGAATTAATTGATGTTCTAATTAATATCATAAAAAATTCAATTGAGGCATTTGATAAAAATAAAATTACAAAAAAGAAAATAAAAATAAATCAAAATCAAATTGATGATAAGATTATAATTGAGATTTCAGATAATGCAAAAGGGATAGATGAAGATATCATACATCAAGTTTTCGAGCCATACTTTTCAACAAAAGAACAAAAACATGGTGTTGGCTTAGGACTTTATATGAGTAAAATAATTGTAAATATCCATTTAAATGGAATAATTACTGCAAAAAACAATACAGATGGTACAACAATAAAAATCTCATTACCATATGAAAAATAA